The Miscanthus floridulus cultivar M001 chromosome 17, ASM1932011v1, whole genome shotgun sequence genome has a window encoding:
- the LOC136517604 gene encoding abscisic acid receptor PYL4-like, which produces MPYTAPRPSPQQHSRVTCGGGAKAALAAASHGASCAAVPAEVARHHEHAARAGQCCSAVVQAIAAPVGAVWSVVRRFDRPQAYKHFIRSCRLVDGDAGGAVAVGSVREVRVVSGLPATSSRERLEILDDERRVLSFRVVGGEHRLANYRSVTTVHEAEAGAGAGAGTIVVESYVVDVPPGNTTDETRVFVDTIVRCNLQSLARTAERLALALA; this is translated from the coding sequence ATGCCGTACACAGCTCCGAGGCCGTCGCCGCAGCAGCACAGCCGTGTGACCTGCGGCGGCGGGGCGAAGGCGGCGCTAGCGGCGGCGTCGCACGGGGCGTCGTGCGCGGCGGTGCCGGCGGAGGTGGCGCGGCACCACGAGCACGCTGCGCGCGCGGGGCAGTGCTGCTCGGCGGTGGTGCAGGCAATCGCGGCGCCCGTCGGGGCCGTCTGGTCCGTGGTGCGCCGCTTCGACCGCCCGCAGGCGTACAAGCACTTCATCCGGAGCTGCCGCCTCGTGGACGGCGACGCCGGAGGCGCCGTGGCCGTGGGGTCGGTGCGCGAGGTGCGGGTCGTCTCGGGCCTCCCCGCCACCAGCAGCCGCGAGCGGCTCGAGATCCTCGACGACGAGCGCCGCGTGCTCAGCTTCCGCGTCGTCGGCGGCGAGCACCGCCTCGCCAACTACCGGTCGGTCACCACCGTGCACGAGGCCGAGgcaggcgccggcgccggtgccgGCACCATCGTCGTGGAGTCGTACGTGGTGGACGTGCCCCCCGGCAACACCACGGACGAGACGCGCGTGTTCGTCGACACCATCGTGCGTTGCAACCTCCAGTCGCTGGCGCGCACCGCCGAGCGCCTCGCACTGGCCCTCGCCTAG
- the LOC136515898 gene encoding uncharacterized protein has protein sequence MDAYCTKIGKLEGKFYSIEYHHVVHDQNQLTDHLSKLGSSRIMILPGVFVQDLLTPSIKEDKGVQEVHPAEQLVLTVASPATDWKEQFIKYLTSAEVPTDKTETERLIRQSKHYVLVDGNLMRKNAKEGIL, from the coding sequence atggacgcatattgcaccaAAATcgggaagcttgaaggaaaattctacagcatcgagtaccaccatgtggtacacgaccaaaatcagctcaccgaTCACTTAtctaagttgggctcttctcgcaTCATGATCCTGCCAGGGGTCTTTGTTCAGGATCTCCTgacgccatccatcaaagaagataagggaGTTCAGGAAGTTCACCCCGCCGAGCAACTGGTGCTTACAGTAGCTTCACCGGCCACCGATTGGaaggagcaattcatcaagtacctcaccagcgctgagGTACCtaccgacaagactgaaaccgaacgcctaattcgtcaaagcaagcattacgtgctggtggatggcaacttgatgaggaaaaacgccaaggaagggatactgtag